In Chlorocebus sabaeus isolate Y175 chromosome 9, mChlSab1.0.hap1, whole genome shotgun sequence, the genomic stretch TTTTCCTCGAAATAAATGGGCTGAGCATATTGGGCCGGCAGTAACCCCTTGAAATCAGTTGTTATCACAGTTAACAACCAGTTTGGCTTCAGTTCAGGCTGTTAACTATCAAACCACTAAGTGCCGGTAATGATTGATTCTTGGCCAGTTGCAGCTTGAGTGGGCTGTAAAACTCCATTAGTGAGGGCTCTGTGGAGGCAGCGGCTCAAAGATaaacaagttgatgggtgctctAGCCTGGCCTAGCCCCAGTGCTCTGGGCGCAGCTCCCATGGGTCCCTGGCCTGGAGTCCTACCGGGAGTCAACCTCTTCCCAAAGCCACAGACAACCTCAAGGACTAGGTCCCAGGTCCCACCCTCCTGTCCCCCTCCACATCCCCTTTCCCCATCCAGGTGTCTCTTTCTAGAAGTCAGGTCTGGCTCTCTGCAAAGCTCCCCTCTTCTTCCATGATGTAAACATGGCACAATCCCATTGTCACCACCCTGGAGGactcaggcctccccagcctgggGGCTTGAGGATTAGCTTTGGCCAGGGCCAGCCTTGGCCCAGCCTGGCCCCACGTTGTGGCCAGGATCACAGGTGGAGAGCCTAACATTCCACCCCCACCAGACTCCCTCCTACCCAGTGCCTTCCCCCAGGAATTGCTCTCAAACAAATGAAATGCGGGTAATTACTGCGCTAGGGGCTGGACAGGAGACCGTGCAGATGAAAGCGTTTCCTGGACGGTCCCTTCATTTGCATGGCATCAGAAGCTGCTCAGAAGGTGTGACTTTTCCcacagtgagaccccagctcCTTGCACAATAAAGCCAGGCTGCTCACCCAGAATTAATTAAAGGGGGAAGGGAGCAGAGGAGGAGGCGCTAAGAGTGGGGGAACTGGAAGAGAGACATCTAGGGCCCCTTCGCCACATCCAGTGTCTTCGCACCAGCAGAAACCCACTATCTCCAGAGTCCCTCACCCGCTGTAGCAGGCCACAAGAGGTGGGTGAACAGGCCAGCCTCTCTACTGCCAGGCTTCCCGCTAAGCCTCGAAATTCCTGATCTGCCGGGGTGGGCTAAGCCTGGGACTTGGGCCTGAAACTCTGGGAGGAAGACTTGGGTTGCTCCCTACCCCAGGAGATGCCAATGGGCAGAGCCCTAGAGGAGCGAGGTTTCTAGACTGGCTCAGTAGCTGGGCTGTGGGACCAGCCCAGGGCATCAACAAGGAAGGCAGCAGGAGAAGCCCCAATGGGAGGCCTCAATGATGAAGGCTGGGCCAGCTCTGCGCTCAGGAAACTGCTGTGGGGCCTGGGTTCTTCCTCAGTGTCGCGGGACACTGGTCTCACCAAtccacatgcaaacacacacctGCACCCTTGCCCATTCCCTTCTCTGCCCATACCATGACTTGCTCCTCCACTCCCACAGCagccctctctccctccacacaTGGCCTCCTGCTTCTCCCCAAGGCCATGACtgcctttagttctgctctggaCCTATGAGCTTCCCTTCTGGTGCCATCCGGTGCCCAGCTCCTCTCCCGCCAGGCCCATCCTCCGAGGCAGGAAGCCTCTTCCTGGAAGACAGTTCCCCAGGCTCCTTGCAGCACTGGAGCTCAGTGTTTTCTGCCCACAGCTATCTCACCAGATCACCCTAAGTTAACACTTGTCCCACATGACAATTGTCAACACCAGTCTTGGTGGTCCCCCTCCAATGTGCCCCCACCTTGGACCTTGGCAGTTgctcttctcttctattttctgcagCCTGAGTCTCAGAAAGAACAAGTTCTGGAATCTCCAATCGGTCTCCCACATGGACCTAGGCACTCAGAGAGGCGTTTTTTAAGGTGATTAAATCTATGATTACAGCTCTGGTCCTAGCACATCCATTATTTCCGGCCCTGAGGTGGCCTGGGTTAGCAATGGCCCCTGTGAAGTGCGAGGAGGTACACATCTGAGAGCTCCAAGGACTAGCTAAGAGCCTCTTCTTGCCCCCCTCTCTGCTTCTGTCCTTTCAGGAAAACCCCTCAAGTGACAGTGATGGGGATGGTTGACAGGCAGGGGTCCTTAGGCTGGAGGGAGGCTGCGGTCAGAGCTGATGCCTGGTCATTTGCGTCTCCCAGCTGCCCACCAGCTGGGGCAAGGTTGGGGGAAGGGGCTGACCTGGGCAGGACTCACTCTCCagcacatatttttaatatgcaagttaaataaatatttcaatcatTTAATAGCCACCAGTCTGATACCCACTTCTAAGAGGACTGGCCTGTGTCACAGTCctttcctccctgccccacctgGGGGTGCAGTGGAGTCCCTGGCTGCCCGGCCAGCGGGCCCTGCAGGTACTGGGGCCTCAGCAGCACAGACCAGAGAAAGCCCCCCACCCCCGCAGACCCCCAGCCGGAATCCCAGTCTAGGCCACTAATGGGGCTTTCTGAGAGTTAAGAAGACAGACACCACAGCCAAGTGGAATACAAAAATAGAGCctctcttttgtttaaaaaaaaaaaaaaaaaaaaaaaaaacagcaaaaacccAACAGCAAACAGTATCAACAACCGGAACCCAGGGCTCCCCCAGCACCTCCCCAGCCTGCAGCAGCGCAGAGGTCATCTTGCTTGAGTTTTGGGCACCCTACAGGATGAGCCTGTCTGTGGTCTGGCGTTGTGGGGAGGGCCAGGTAGCACCTATCGGGGCTCAGGGGCCCAAGTCCTCTGGCTGCCGCGCAGGCTGCGCGTGAAAGGCGGGTAGTTGAGGAACTCGAAGCGCAGGCTCTGCTCGGTGGTGTGGTGGCCCCGGGGCAGCCGCTTCATGAAGTGGACCTCGCGCTGGTGCTGCCGTGTCTTGGAGCCCTTGCGGGGCCGGCCCTTGCGAGTGAAGGCCATGTACCATCCCTCGTACTTGGCATTCTGCAGCGCTGTGTAGTTATTCTCCAGCACAATCTCTGTGAAGACGCAGTCCTTGCCTTTGCCGTTGCTCTGCAGGTAGGGGGGCCAGACACCATGTTACAGAGCCCCCCCAGCAGAGGCAGAGGGTGAGCGGCCCCAGACAGCAGGTGGGCACCCCAGCAGATGGCGAGGTGGGCAGGAGCCGCAGCCCCACCCCCTGCCTGGGCACCCGCTCTCTAATCCCTCACAACCCGCAGCCCACCCGGCAACTTCCTGTCCTCCCAGGCAGCAGTGACACATGGCTGACTACGGAGGGGCTGGGCCCCAatgcagagaggcagagagaggggccCAGAGCCTGCCTGCTCTGGCCTCCTGCCCACCAGTCTGGCCACCCATCTCCCCACCTGCCCCTCTCACCCCCTCAGGACTTCGGCTCCCTGGCCCCAGGGCAGCCACCCTATGGGGGAGGGGAGTCCTGGGAGGAGACACTGAGACCCCAGCCCCAGAAGCCTAGGAAGCCGGGAGCTTGAGGCTGGAGAGGAGCCGTGACTAATGGAACCATTGCAGAGCTCGGCCGAGGGGCTGGGCCTGCGGCTTACTGAACATTCCAAATGCTGGTACCATGTAATTGGACATAATAGCAAAGCAATTTGGCGATTTGTTAAAAAGATATATGGAATTTACCAACCCCCCCAGCCCCTTCCCTAGCCTTCATTCTTCCTCCTTTgccttttatagttttcatctctcAAACAgcttccttctccctcacccctGTACCCAATCATGAGGTAACCCCAAGACGGCCCTGTGGCCCTCTGCCTACCTTGTTAGGATCAGAGCACAGGACTGTCCTGGAGGAGTCCAGCCAGCCCAAGCCACTCCCCAGGTCCTGCAGACCCCGCCTGCCTGCTGGAGCCTCACCTTGGCGATCAGCTTCCCCTTCTTGTTCATGCAGATGTAGAGGCCCGTCTCGGCTCCTCGGACTCGAACTCTGCTTCCAAAGGTGTCCGTCTCCACGATGAGCTTTGCTGTCAGAGAAGGTAGGAGGATAGTTGTTGGCAGATCCCTGACCCCAGCTGGCCCACACACTTGTCACAGCCCAGCAGCAACTGCTCCAAAGACCAGGAACCCAAAACATGGACTCCAGCTCCAGCCCAGCTGCTAACATGCTGTATAACCCAGAGAAAGGGCAAGGTGCTTTTCTGGACCTCAGGCCCCAGCCCTGGGTTTAAAGAGGGCAGTGGACAGGATTATGGTTTTCAAACTGAGTTCTCAAGAGAGGTCTTGGGAACATCAAATTGAAAAAGCTGAAGTGCCATTCCTTCCACCCTCTTTTTAAATCTCTTAGATTGAGGCTCTAAGTAAAATTTAATTGAATCAGAGTTCCATGGCTAATCAAAAGATCTCCGAGGATCCTTCCAACTCCGAATATCATGTGCACGTGCCTCACAGGTCATTACAAACATTTGGGTGCAGTGGTGACCTCCAGTCCCGAGGCCAAAGATAAAAGCATTGTCTCCTGTTTCTGCCACTTTGGGTTCTTACTCACAGCTTTCGCCACCCCCAACATCACCAGGCTCTGCTCTGCTGAGAAGGTGCTAGGGATGGGGACAGCGCTCCCTAAACACATAGCCCAGAGCAGGCTGCTTTCCCGGAACCTCAGACACCTGCCATGAGGATCCTGCCTCTTCCCTGTGGTTTCCCAGTCACCAGGGTCCCCACCCCCAGTGTCTAGAAATCAACTCAGTCGCCTTTTCTCTTTCAGCCTCATCACAGCTGGGCTTCTAGTGACCAAATATCTTCTgtgggtgaggaggagggagaatcatGCCCGTTGGCCTCTTAGTCTGgaggccaggaggcagggctGAATTCTATGCCTCCTTCCCCACTACCCTCCCCTTAGACAGCCAAGTTGCCACAGAAGCCTGTCCCGTTCACCTCTCTATGCAATCCTCTCTTACAGGCTGTCCCCAAGAAAGTAGTGAGGTTGACTTCACTGTTTGGGAAGGGACAGAAGGTGCTGGctctcctgccctccctgccACAGAGCCCAGCCTCTCTACTCCTTGAGAAAGCCAATTGTTGGACTTAGCCTGCATTGACACATGGCACCTCCTCTGTCCCTGAAACCCatggcaggggttgggggcaCTGAGGTCAGCAAGTCAGTCATCACTGCTCAGCCTGTAACGTCCCCCTCTTCACACAGGTGCAGTGCTGGGACCCAGTGGCCAAGCCCCCAGTTTGGCCCCAAGTCAGCAGGGAAATGCAGCTGTCACCTCCCTGCCCGCCCACCTCCTCCTGGACCTAGCCAGTGTGCTCATCCCTTTCCTGCTCTGCCTTCCACAGCAAGAGGCAGCTGTTTTTAAGGGCCAGGAAGGATGCTGACTGGATGAGTGAGAGGATGCCACTCTGCGGACTCTGGCCAGATGCAGCAGGCAGGGATGAAGTAGGTGCCTCTGCATCTTCCTGGGGCCGATAAAGAAGCCATTGAGACCTCTCTGCTATTCTCCCCAGACTCCTCCAGTCCTGGCTGAACACCCCGAGCCTCTGTTCTTAGGCCCCCAGCTCCTATCCTGCTGTGGGGCAGGGACTAGGGAAGGTGGGAAACCTCTTAGATGGCCAAGGAGAGAAGTGGGCATCAGACTTCCTCTGATGTCTGAAGATGAATTCCCCTACATCAGCTTGGCTTTTGCTTTCTCCCCAAAATCCAAGGATGCTGGGCCATTTGCTCTGATAGAGCAAACTCTGGAAGAGCCAGGCCTTCGTCTCCTCTCCTTAGAAGCTGAGAAGGGCAGCAAGCAGCCAATTTGGAGGGACAAAGGGACGGTAGGTCTGCTCTGCCAGCCCAGCAGGGGGGCTCGGCCACCAGGcaggctgcccccacccccaccccagagagCCCCCTCTCTCCCAGGTCGGTTGAATCTGCTCGGATCTGGAGAGCTGGGGCTGCAGTTTACGGCAGCTCTCCCGACCGGGCTTTTGGAAAGCTTAACATTTTCAAACCTATTCTTCCACCCCAGTGACAGATTTATCCCAGGAAAATTATGTCTCCTCCTCCAGCTTTGAAGGGAAGTCAGCTACGTCGATGCAGAAAAAATGCAGCGAGACATACTCGATCCCCCAAACTGGCTCAAGAAGAGGAGAAAGTATTCAGGAAATGTTAAAAAAGGTGAAAGTAAGAAGAGTTTTAATCGCTCTGCCAGACGCAGGGGTCTCTCCAGAGATTCAGAGAGAACAATCTTGAACCTCTTTTTTAACATTTACAGACTTGCAACTCCTTTCAAACTCCACATCTGAAAAAAAGCtcgttctttttctgttttatatcattcttcatttttcttcttagctCTTAAAATGCCTCacctttttattacattttaatagagTCTTCCCCTCTCCTTTCATGCTTGTTTAACGTGGTCAttatttaaaggtttttaaacTCACAATAATCGCTCTCTAAAAACAACACCAGCCGCCCAGAGGGTTTGCTTTTCTCTTGGTACATCCAGGACTCTGGAAATTGGCCCCATTTCAAGGCAGGAATATTGAATGTTTTAGAAATCAATCAGTCCTCAGCTTCTCTGCCGGCAGTAGCTCTCCGTACTGGCCACCCCACAGGGAGCCGGGAGCCCTGCCCCAGCCGCCTGGGTTCCCCAGGGAGTGAAGCAGGGAGAGCCCCTTCCAAGCCCAGTTTCCACCTGTAATTGACCCTTCTGATCAAAGTATTTAAAGGTTCCCAGCAAACCCCTTTTCCAACTGGGAGAGTTGAGGGgatttctctcccttctctttcccacTCTCCTTTTGTGGGCCCTGGCGACATATCCTCTTTCAAGCGCTTCCCTTAAACCTAGGCCCCCTCCCCCTGAACCCCCTGCCTCCACCTGCAGCTGGGGAGGAGTGTATGAAGTGGGGAGGTGTAAAGGGAGATTCCTAGATTCATTCATTTGCTGGGCAGGGAAGGGGGCATCTGTGGCCAAGTATTCCCCGAGGTCCCTTCCCTAGCCCCCTCTTCCCCAGCTGACCCTCAAGACACCTTTCTGCCTTAACTCCTTCCCTTCTGAGCTGGGGACCCTGCCGGCCCCCTGTCAGTGCAGTTGGGACTGGCGGTGCAGGCGCCGCTCATCCCACAAGCTACCTTCAGCGCGCCTTACCGAAGGGGTCGCCGTCCTCTGCCATGGCGTTGATGCGCTTGTTGGCCAGGACCTGCACGTGCTTCCCGCTGGTGCGGCTGTAGAGCTGGTAGGTCCGGATGAGACGGCGGCTGAGCTGATCTGTCACCAGGCTCTGCTCCCTCACATGCTGTGTAAAATTAGGTGAGGACTGAACAGTTACCTTtaggaaattgaaaaatacaCAATACGCCATTATAATGCTACTCCGCCCAGGGGCCTGAGTGGCCCCATCACCCTGCGTCCCCCTCACTGCCCCAAGCCACCAGCAGGTGCTGGGGGTTCCCCCAACATGCCAGCCCAGGCCACCATCCCCCACCCAGGCAAATCGGGCAGACCCAGCCCAGGATAAACAAGCCCCGGGGAAAAGCTGGACCCACCTGTTGGGAGACACCCTGGGGCTCCCGGCCAGCCCGGAACAGGGAAGCGAGCTCCCTGCCCAGCGCAGGGCCCCCGCCCGGGCCTTCCTAGAGGAGCAGGGCGCTTTTAAGTAGGGAGACAGCGCTCCCCGACCCCTGACATTTATAAAGACAAATTTACAGAGCAAATGTTGAGAGTGCAGGGGACCTGGGCACCCGATCGTTGGGCCAAACCGGCCACAAGCCTCCCCCGAGGGGCGTGGAGAGGATCTCTGCTGTAGTTACCCGGCTTCCCCTGGCATCGAACATCCATCTCCTGGCCCCGGCTGCCCCCTTCCTCGGCGGCTGAGTGTTCCCTGTGCCCCCAGCCAGCGAGGATACATGGGGGACAGTGCTGGGCTCCGAGACCTTCGCTTCTATCCTGGCAACTCACTCGCTGTGTGACCTCTGGCGGGGTgctacctctctgtgcctcagcttcctcctcggGGTGGCTCGGGGCTGGGTTTCTAAAGTGCCCTCAGCCCTCCGGCGCCGGCTGCAGAGTCAGTCCCAGAGCCCCCGACCGGCGCTGCCCACCCGGGTCTCCAGCCGGCCCGCCCGGCACCCTCCTCCGCGCACCCCTCCTCACCTGGGCTTGGAGGCAGAGGACCAGCAAGTGCAACAGCCTGTGGGAGACAAAAGCGGGCGGGAGAGAGAGGCGCGGGTGAGGCGAGGGGCGCGGCGGGCGGGCA encodes the following:
- the FGF8 gene encoding fibroblast growth factor 8 isoform X3 translates to MGSPRSALSCLLLHLLVLCLQAQHVREQSLVTDQLSRRLIRTYQLYSRTSGKHVQVLANKRINAMAEDGDPFAKLIVETDTFGSRVRVRGAETGLYICMNKKGKLIAKSNGKGKDCVFTEIVLENNYTALQNAKYEGWYMAFTRKGRPRKGSKTRQHQREVHFMKRLPRGHHTTEQSLRFEFLNYPPFTRSLRGSQRTWAPEPR
- the FGF8 gene encoding fibroblast growth factor 8 isoform X2, which produces MGSPRSALSCLLLHLLVLCLQAQVTVQSSPNFTQHVREQSLVTDQLSRRLIRTYQLYSRTSGKHVQVLANKRINAMAEDGDPFAKLIVETDTFGSRVRVRGAETGLYICMNKKGKLIAKSNGKGKDCVFTEIVLENNYTALQNAKYEGWYMAFTRKGRPRKGSKTRQHQREVHFMKRLPRGHHTTEQSLRFEFLNYPPFTRSLRGSQRTWAPEPR
- the FGF8 gene encoding fibroblast growth factor 8 isoform X1 produces the protein MGSPRSALSCLLLHLLVLCLQAQEGPGGGPALGRELASLFRAGREPQGVSQQVTVQSSPNFTQHVREQSLVTDQLSRRLIRTYQLYSRTSGKHVQVLANKRINAMAEDGDPFAKLIVETDTFGSRVRVRGAETGLYICMNKKGKLIAKSNGKGKDCVFTEIVLENNYTALQNAKYEGWYMAFTRKGRPRKGSKTRQHQREVHFMKRLPRGHHTTEQSLRFEFLNYPPFTRSLRGSQRTWAPEPR